In Mangrovivirga cuniculi, the following proteins share a genomic window:
- a CDS encoding GNAT family N-acetyltransferase, whose translation MVEIRDGKIEDIPQVFELVNELAVYEKAPHEVDNSIEEMIKDGFGDNPSFGLIVAEDTSINKIIGIVIHYIRYSTWKGRCLYLEDLIVTEKRRGEGHGLKLFNAYVEKGQQLGVNQMMWQVLDWNTPAIEFYKKLGANIETEWYNCKLEKDGIETFFNNKATK comes from the coding sequence ATGGTAGAAATCAGAGATGGCAAAATAGAAGATATCCCTCAGGTATTCGAATTGGTAAATGAATTAGCAGTTTACGAAAAAGCTCCCCATGAGGTCGATAACTCGATCGAAGAAATGATAAAAGACGGTTTCGGTGATAATCCGTCATTTGGATTAATTGTTGCTGAAGACACGTCGATAAACAAAATAATAGGCATCGTTATTCACTACATCAGATATAGTACTTGGAAAGGCCGATGTTTATATCTTGAAGATTTAATCGTGACCGAAAAACGTCGTGGAGAAGGTCATGGGTTGAAGCTTTTCAATGCTTATGTTGAAAAGGGGCAGCAATTAGGCGTTAATCAAATGATGTGGCAGGTATTAGACTGGAACACTCCGGCAATAGAATTTTATAAAAAGCTCGGGGCTAATATTGAAACCGAATGGTATAACTGCAAACTTGAAAAAGACGGAATAGAAACCTTTTTTAATAACAAAGCCACCAAATAA
- a CDS encoding MarR family winged helix-turn-helix transcriptional regulator, protein MKKTDSVDYYIKTAWHAIARMYNHQAVKEDITTSIGFVLLNIDTEKGTPATKIAPLMGLESRSLTRMLKSMEEKGLIERVPDEHDKRSVRIVLTPLGQEKRKCQKG, encoded by the coding sequence ATGAAGAAAACTGATAGTGTAGATTACTACATTAAGACTGCCTGGCATGCGATTGCTCGTATGTATAACCATCAGGCGGTAAAGGAAGACATCACGACGTCGATCGGATTCGTATTGTTGAATATAGACACAGAAAAAGGAACACCTGCAACCAAAATCGCTCCTTTGATGGGTCTTGAATCCCGAAGCCTCACCCGAATGCTTAAAAGCATGGAGGAAAAAGGATTGATAGAAAGAGTTCCGGACGAGCATGACAAGCGTTCTGTAAGAATAGTTTTAACACCTTTAGGACAGGAAAAAAGGAAGTGTCAAAAAGGGTAG
- a CDS encoding 3-hydroxyacyl-CoA dehydrogenase/enoyl-CoA hydratase family protein, translating into MKNRSIKKVAVLGSGIMGSRIACHFANIGVEVVLLDIVPRELTEKEKAKGLTLEDKAVRNRIVNEAFQTAVKSKPAPLYDKKDASKVTLGNLSDDMKLISECDWTIEVVVENLDIKKKVFDQVEEYRKPGTLISSNTSGIPIHLMLDGRSDDFKKHFCGTHFFNPPRYLRLLEIIPTPETDQDIIDFFMHYGDLYLGKTTVLCKDTPAFIANRIGIYAMMSAMHTVEEMGLKVGEVDKLTGTLVGRPKSATFRTMDVVGLDTTVNVANNLYEGLPNDESRDTFKLPNIVKELYDRKWWGDKTKQGYYKKTKDENGKRLILEVDFDTYEYVEGSKPSYSSTKKAKEIDDLKERLKFLHNAKDEAGEFYRKTSYDAFKYCSNRIPEIADELYKIDQAVCAGFGWELGPFEMWDAIGVKDVISQMEEMSMKPAQWVYDMVEAGNESFYKSENGQKLFYDIDSKSYKVIPGTEELILLDSFKGNNVVWENDGATLYDIGDDVLCLEFHTKMNAIGGEVIEGINTAIAKAEADYKGLVIGNEGQNFSAGANLAMLFMFATDQEYDEINLMISQFQKTMMRVRYSSIPVVAATSGMALGGGCELSLHSDVIQAHAETYMGLVEFGVGLIPAGGGTKEMVLRTSDLYEKGDVELNKLQESFMNIATAKVSTSAKEAEYLNYIQTKDAYTYNRSRLLADAKDKVLEMHDAGYVMPVKREDIKVHGKTAMAMFEAGITGMLYGNYISEHDAKIARKLGYVMSGGDLSSPTTVSEDYLLELEREAFLSLTAERKTLERIQSLLFKGKPLRN; encoded by the coding sequence ATGAAGAACAGATCAATTAAGAAAGTAGCTGTACTTGGATCAGGTATTATGGGATCCAGAATCGCATGCCACTTTGCTAACATCGGTGTCGAGGTAGTACTTTTGGACATCGTTCCCAGAGAACTGACGGAAAAGGAAAAAGCCAAAGGCCTTACATTAGAAGACAAAGCTGTAAGAAACAGAATAGTTAACGAGGCTTTTCAGACTGCTGTTAAGTCAAAGCCTGCTCCGTTGTATGACAAAAAGGATGCGTCCAAAGTTACTTTAGGTAATTTGTCTGACGACATGAAATTGATCAGTGAATGTGACTGGACAATTGAGGTAGTCGTAGAAAACCTGGATATCAAGAAAAAAGTATTTGATCAGGTAGAAGAGTACCGTAAGCCAGGCACACTGATCTCCAGTAACACTTCAGGAATCCCTATTCACCTGATGCTAGACGGAAGGTCAGATGATTTTAAAAAGCACTTTTGCGGTACACACTTTTTCAACCCTCCAAGATATTTAAGACTACTGGAAATCATTCCTACTCCTGAAACTGATCAGGATATCATCGATTTCTTTATGCATTATGGAGATCTTTATTTAGGAAAGACAACAGTATTATGTAAAGATACTCCGGCTTTTATTGCAAACCGTATTGGTATTTATGCAATGATGTCAGCAATGCATACTGTTGAGGAGATGGGTCTTAAAGTGGGTGAAGTTGACAAGCTTACGGGGACACTTGTTGGTCGTCCGAAATCGGCAACCTTCCGTACAATGGATGTTGTTGGTTTGGATACTACAGTTAATGTAGCTAACAATCTTTATGAAGGTCTTCCAAATGATGAGAGTCGCGATACATTTAAGCTCCCTAATATTGTAAAGGAATTATATGATCGTAAATGGTGGGGAGATAAAACAAAACAAGGATATTATAAAAAGACTAAGGATGAAAATGGTAAAAGATTAATCCTTGAAGTCGATTTTGATACATATGAATACGTTGAAGGTTCTAAGCCATCTTATTCATCAACCAAAAAAGCAAAAGAAATAGACGACCTAAAAGAACGTCTAAAATTTTTGCACAATGCTAAGGACGAAGCCGGGGAATTTTACAGGAAAACATCTTATGACGCATTCAAATATTGTTCAAATCGAATTCCGGAAATAGCAGACGAGCTTTATAAAATTGATCAAGCCGTTTGTGCTGGATTCGGTTGGGAATTAGGTCCATTTGAAATGTGGGATGCGATCGGAGTTAAAGATGTTATCTCACAAATGGAAGAAATGTCAATGAAACCTGCTCAGTGGGTTTATGACATGGTTGAAGCCGGAAACGAGTCTTTCTACAAATCAGAAAACGGACAAAAGCTTTTTTATGACATCGACTCAAAGTCATATAAAGTTATTCCTGGAACTGAAGAACTTATTCTACTAGATAGCTTTAAAGGCAACAATGTAGTATGGGAAAATGATGGAGCAACATTATATGATATAGGAGATGATGTTCTTTGTCTAGAGTTCCATACTAAGATGAATGCTATTGGCGGTGAAGTAATTGAAGGAATTAATACTGCAATTGCTAAAGCTGAAGCGGATTATAAAGGTTTAGTTATTGGTAATGAAGGTCAAAACTTCTCAGCTGGTGCTAACCTTGCAATGTTATTCATGTTCGCGACAGATCAGGAGTATGATGAGATTAACTTGATGATCTCACAATTCCAGAAAACGATGATGAGAGTTCGTTACTCATCAATTCCAGTAGTTGCTGCAACTTCAGGAATGGCATTAGGAGGAGGATGTGAGCTTTCACTTCACTCAGACGTGATCCAGGCACATGCTGAAACTTATATGGGTCTTGTAGAGTTTGGAGTAGGATTAATTCCTGCCGGTGGAGGAACCAAAGAAATGGTTCTCAGAACTTCTGACTTATATGAAAAAGGCGATGTGGAGCTTAATAAACTACAGGAGTCATTTATGAATATTGCTACGGCAAAAGTAAGTACTTCTGCAAAAGAGGCTGAATACCTGAATTACATTCAGACTAAAGACGCTTATACATATAACAGATCACGATTGCTGGCTGATGCGAAAGACAAAGTTCTTGAAATGCACGATGCTGGTTATGTAATGCCGGTTAAACGAGAGGACATTAAAGTACATGGTAAAACTGCCATGGCAATGTTCGAAGCGGGAATCACTGGTATGCTTTACGGAAATTATATCTCTGAGCACGATGCAAAAATCGCACGAAAACTCGGATATGTAATGAGTGGCGGAGATTTGTCTTCTCCGACAACTGTATCAGAAGATTATTTATTAGAGCTTGAAAGAGAAGCTTTCTTAAGCCTGACAGCTGAAAGAAAAACGCTCGAAAGAATTCAAAGCTTGTTGTTCAAAGGGAAACCTTTAAGAAATTAA
- a CDS encoding thiolase family protein, whose protein sequence is MEAYIVKGYRTAVGKAGKGSLRFTRPDDYAAEVIKHLVSQVPNLDPSKVDDLFVGCAVPEAEQGMQIGRMISLLSLPQNVPGCTVNRYCGSGVETISMAAAKIKAGMADCIIAGGTESMSMVPMMGYKTALNYKIASQTPEYYLSMGITAEEVASDYNISREDADEFSYNSHMRALNAIEKGHFKDQIVPIKVEETYLDGDKKKTREFVHDTDEGPREGTSVEALSGLRPVFKANGVVTAGNSSQTSDGAAFVMVMSERMVKELNIEPIARMVTYATAGVDPRIMGIGPVEAVPKALKMAGLKKDDIDLIELNEAFATQSLAVIRDLDLDMDKVNVNGGAIALGHPLGCTGAKLSVQLFNELQRRNKKYGMVTACVGGGQGVAGIYEML, encoded by the coding sequence ATGGAAGCATATATAGTAAAAGGATATAGAACAGCAGTGGGTAAAGCCGGTAAGGGAAGTCTGAGATTTACCAGACCTGATGATTATGCTGCTGAAGTGATCAAGCACCTGGTTTCTCAGGTTCCTAATCTTGATCCAAGCAAAGTTGATGATCTGTTTGTGGGCTGTGCAGTACCGGAAGCAGAACAGGGGATGCAGATCGGAAGAATGATTTCTCTTCTTTCTCTCCCTCAAAATGTTCCTGGATGTACTGTAAACCGTTACTGTGGATCAGGAGTTGAAACTATTTCAATGGCTGCAGCAAAAATCAAAGCGGGAATGGCAGATTGTATCATCGCTGGTGGTACTGAGTCAATGTCTATGGTACCAATGATGGGCTATAAAACGGCATTAAACTACAAAATAGCCTCTCAGACTCCGGAATATTATTTAAGTATGGGTATTACCGCTGAGGAGGTAGCTTCAGACTATAATATTTCAAGGGAAGATGCAGATGAGTTTTCTTATAACTCACACATGCGAGCTCTTAATGCTATAGAAAAAGGACATTTTAAAGATCAGATCGTTCCGATCAAAGTAGAGGAAACTTATCTGGACGGAGATAAAAAGAAAACAAGAGAGTTTGTTCACGATACTGATGAAGGTCCAAGAGAAGGGACTTCTGTAGAGGCTCTAAGCGGTTTAAGGCCTGTATTTAAAGCAAATGGAGTCGTAACAGCTGGTAATTCATCTCAAACATCTGACGGAGCAGCCTTCGTTATGGTGATGAGTGAACGAATGGTCAAAGAACTGAATATCGAGCCGATTGCAAGAATGGTTACTTATGCGACAGCAGGAGTAGACCCACGTATTATGGGTATCGGACCTGTGGAAGCAGTGCCAAAGGCTCTTAAGATGGCAGGACTCAAGAAAGACGACATAGATCTTATTGAGTTAAATGAAGCGTTTGCTACTCAATCGCTTGCAGTAATCAGAGACCTTGACCTTGATATGGATAAGGTAAATGTGAATGGTGGAGCAATAGCGCTTGGGCACCCATTAGGATGTACAGGAGCGAAATTATCTGTTCAATTATTCAACGAATTACAAAGAAGAAATAAAAAATACGGAATGGTTACAGCTTGTGTCGGTGGAGGCCAGGGTGTAGCAGGTATTTACGAAATGTTATAA
- a CDS encoding acyl-CoA dehydrogenase family protein: MSTTTEKREAIKGGEFLIKETKAQDIFTPEEFSEEQKMMAAATRDFYEHEVAPRMEKLEKGEYELGAELLKKAGELGLLGITIPEEYGGLGMSFNTSMLIADVLGASGSFSTTYGAHTGIGTLPILYYGTEEQKQKYLPKLSTGEWIGCYCLTEPDAGSDANSGKTKAVLSDDGKHYSITGQKMWISNGGYADLLIVFAKIEDDKNLTAFIVERTWDGISMNDEEVKLGIKGSSTRQVFFNDVKVPVENMLSERGNGFKIAVNILNIGRIKLGVGGIGGMKETANLATQYANDRKQFGTSIGNFGAIQHKLANMASMIYATESLNYRAGQDIEDQMNALKDGGMEDAEAKLKGIEQFAIECAISKVHGSEVLDYCVDEGVQIYGGMGFSEDAPMARAYRDARITRIYEGTNEINRMLMVGMLLKRAMKGEINLMEPAMAISKELTGIPDFNVDYGDSYFGKEYHVLKNLKKVFLMVGGKAAQTFMNKIDEEQEILMNLADVMIEVYAAESALLRTEKLINTLGEEAAQFQINMSRLYLALAIDKIKTAGHEAICSFVSGDEQKVMLMGLKRFTKADPINYKEVRRAIAGEVLKSNKLPF; the protein is encoded by the coding sequence ATGTCTACAACAACAGAAAAAAGAGAAGCAATTAAGGGAGGCGAGTTTCTTATTAAAGAAACAAAGGCACAAGATATATTTACTCCCGAAGAATTCAGCGAAGAGCAAAAGATGATGGCTGCTGCTACTCGTGATTTTTATGAGCATGAGGTTGCACCAAGAATGGAAAAGCTTGAAAAAGGCGAATACGAGCTTGGAGCTGAATTATTGAAAAAAGCAGGAGAGCTTGGATTATTGGGAATTACTATTCCTGAAGAATACGGTGGATTAGGTATGAGTTTTAATACATCAATGCTAATTGCTGATGTATTGGGAGCCAGCGGATCCTTCTCAACAACATATGGTGCGCATACAGGTATTGGTACTCTTCCAATATTATACTATGGTACTGAAGAACAAAAACAAAAATATTTACCGAAGCTTTCTACCGGTGAGTGGATTGGGTGTTACTGTCTGACAGAACCTGATGCAGGTTCTGATGCAAACAGCGGAAAAACTAAAGCTGTTCTTTCTGATGATGGAAAACATTATAGCATCACTGGCCAGAAAATGTGGATATCTAATGGTGGTTATGCTGACCTTCTAATTGTTTTCGCTAAGATCGAAGATGATAAAAACTTAACAGCGTTTATAGTTGAGCGTACCTGGGATGGTATCTCAATGAATGACGAAGAAGTGAAGCTTGGTATAAAAGGGTCATCAACAAGACAGGTATTCTTTAATGATGTGAAAGTACCTGTTGAGAATATGCTTTCAGAGCGAGGAAATGGGTTCAAAATTGCAGTGAACATTTTGAACATTGGTCGTATTAAGCTAGGAGTTGGTGGAATAGGTGGAATGAAAGAAACTGCCAACCTTGCTACCCAATATGCAAATGACAGAAAGCAGTTCGGTACAAGCATTGGTAACTTTGGAGCTATACAGCATAAACTGGCCAATATGGCATCGATGATTTATGCAACTGAATCATTGAACTACCGTGCCGGTCAGGATATCGAAGATCAGATGAATGCTCTTAAAGATGGTGGCATGGAAGACGCCGAGGCAAAGCTTAAAGGTATTGAGCAATTTGCTATCGAGTGTGCCATCTCCAAAGTTCATGGCTCTGAAGTTCTTGATTACTGTGTAGACGAAGGTGTTCAGATCTACGGAGGTATGGGATTCTCTGAAGATGCTCCGATGGCCCGGGCATACAGGGATGCAAGAATTACCAGAATTTATGAGGGTACCAATGAGATCAACAGAATGTTGATGGTAGGGATGTTATTGAAAAGAGCTATGAAAGGTGAGATCAATTTGATGGAACCTGCAATGGCCATTTCTAAAGAGCTTACCGGAATTCCTGATTTCAATGTAGACTATGGCGATAGCTACTTTGGCAAGGAGTACCACGTTCTTAAAAACCTAAAGAAAGTATTCTTGATGGTTGGTGGTAAAGCAGCCCAGACTTTCATGAATAAGATCGATGAAGAGCAGGAAATCCTAATGAATCTTGCCGATGTCATGATCGAGGTTTATGCAGCTGAATCTGCGTTATTAAGAACCGAGAAGCTTATCAACACTTTAGGTGAAGAAGCTGCTCAATTCCAGATCAACATGAGTAGATTATATCTTGCATTGGCAATCGATAAGATCAAAACTGCAGGACATGAAGCGATCTGTTCATTTGTTTCAGGTGACGAACAAAAGGTAATGCTAATGGGTCTGAAGAGATTTACTAAAGCTGATCCGATAAATTATAAAGAAGTAAGAAGAGCAATAGCCGGGGAAGTGTTAAAGTCTAACAAACTTCCTTTCTAA
- a CDS encoding RNA methyltransferase, with translation MRKLKTQELNRLSPDEFEKAEKFPLVLVLDNIRSMNNVGSCFRTADAFRLEKLFLCGITAKPPHREIQKTALGATETVTWQHEENVSDVIKELKDDGYKVYALEQADKSTMLDKLPDNNEKIALVIGNEVFGVSDDVISEADIVVEIPQFGSKHSFNVSVATGIAVWEIVRKNGWLN, from the coding sequence ATGCGAAAGTTAAAGACACAAGAGCTAAACAGATTGTCTCCGGATGAGTTTGAAAAGGCAGAAAAATTTCCGCTAGTTTTAGTTCTGGATAATATCAGGAGCATGAATAATGTCGGATCATGCTTTAGAACTGCGGATGCTTTCAGGCTTGAAAAATTATTTCTTTGTGGCATTACAGCCAAACCCCCACACAGGGAAATACAAAAAACTGCTCTTGGAGCAACAGAAACAGTCACCTGGCAACATGAAGAAAATGTCTCTGATGTAATTAAAGAATTAAAAGACGATGGCTATAAAGTTTATGCTCTTGAACAAGCCGATAAAAGTACGATGCTGGATAAGTTACCAGATAATAATGAGAAAATAGCCCTTGTCATCGGTAATGAAGTCTTTGGTGTATCAGATGATGTTATTTCTGAAGCAGACATTGTTGTGGAAATCCCTCAATTTGGTTCAAAACATTCTTTCAATGTTTCTGTCGCTACAGGAATTGCTGTTTGGGAAATTGTCAGGAAAAATGGCTGGCTCAATTAA
- the mutS gene encoding DNA mismatch repair protein MutS — protein MAGKSAGKETPLMKQYNQIKAKYPGAMLLFRVGDFYETFGEDAVTAAKVLDIVLTKRSNGAAAKIELAGFPHHALDSYLPKLVRSGHRVAICDQLEDPKSVKGIVKRGVTELVTPGLSFNDNVLDRSKNNFLASIHVNKDSWGVAFLDLSTGEFLTTQGNKQYAEKLIQGFAPAEIIYNKAQRKNFDQGFSERYNTYTLEDWVYQYDFTYEKLTNHFKTNSLKGFGVEEMEHGIVAAGSILQYLEDTEHKDLAHISAISRIEEEKYVWLDRFTIRNLELIAPQQPGGVPLIDILDKTVSPMGARLLKKWLVLPLKDEYLIKQRLNRVELLVKDEKLREGVISHLKNINDLERLISKVAVARINPREMVQLRKSIENTQPIISLLEASGETELQKIAERLSPCETLLEKITTELADDPPLNSTQGNVIKEGVDERLDELRKIAFSGKDYLAQIQQREMERTGIPSLKIAYNKVFGYYLEVTNTHKDKVPPEWIRKQTLVNSERYITEELKEYEDKILNAEDELHVIEHNLYNELIRTAAEYVAQIQENARVLAMLDCLASYAYLALKEKYVKPEIMDHRNIDIKEGRHPVIEKQLPIGEEYVPNDVYLDDSDNKILIITGPNMAGKSALLRQTALIVIMSQIGCFVPAKTAEIGIVDKIFTRVGASDNLSQGESTFMVEMTETASILNNLSDRSLVLMDEIGRGTSTYDGISIAWSIVEYLHNNDLPVKTLFATHYHELNQLADDFGGIKNFNVSVKEVGNKIIFMRKLKEGGSEHSFGIHVAQLAGMPNQVVLRAHEILQHLEKDKLSKNEKEKIASVPKNNFQLSMFEADPAFEEVKGLIDGLDINTISPVEALLKLNEIKMMMKKD, from the coding sequence ATGGCAGGTAAAAGCGCTGGGAAAGAAACTCCCTTAATGAAGCAATATAACCAGATTAAAGCCAAGTATCCTGGGGCAATGCTTTTATTCAGAGTTGGGGACTTTTATGAGACATTTGGAGAAGATGCAGTTACTGCTGCAAAAGTACTGGATATAGTTTTGACCAAACGGTCAAACGGTGCCGCAGCTAAAATTGAATTAGCGGGATTTCCTCATCATGCATTAGATTCTTACCTTCCAAAATTAGTTAGATCAGGGCATAGGGTGGCAATATGCGATCAGCTTGAAGATCCAAAATCTGTAAAAGGAATTGTAAAACGAGGGGTAACAGAGCTTGTGACACCAGGGTTGTCATTTAATGATAATGTACTCGACAGATCTAAGAATAATTTTCTGGCATCTATTCACGTTAATAAAGATTCATGGGGGGTAGCTTTTCTGGACCTTTCCACAGGAGAGTTTCTTACAACCCAGGGAAATAAGCAGTATGCCGAAAAACTGATTCAGGGTTTTGCTCCGGCCGAGATTATATACAATAAGGCTCAGCGGAAGAACTTCGATCAGGGTTTCTCTGAACGGTATAATACGTACACTCTCGAAGACTGGGTATATCAATATGACTTTACCTATGAAAAGCTTACCAATCATTTTAAGACTAATTCGTTAAAGGGATTCGGAGTTGAGGAGATGGAGCACGGTATAGTTGCTGCCGGATCCATTTTGCAATATCTCGAAGATACTGAGCATAAGGATCTGGCACATATTTCTGCAATTTCAAGGATTGAAGAAGAGAAGTATGTCTGGTTGGATAGATTTACAATACGAAACCTAGAATTAATTGCACCACAACAACCTGGCGGAGTACCCTTAATTGATATACTTGATAAAACTGTTTCCCCGATGGGAGCCAGATTATTAAAAAAATGGCTCGTTTTACCGTTAAAAGATGAGTATTTAATAAAGCAAAGATTAAACCGGGTTGAGCTATTGGTCAAAGATGAAAAGCTCAGAGAAGGAGTTATTTCCCATTTAAAAAACATCAATGATCTTGAAAGATTAATCTCAAAAGTTGCTGTTGCGCGTATCAATCCACGTGAAATGGTACAGCTTAGAAAATCCATTGAGAATACTCAACCGATAATTTCTTTACTTGAGGCAAGTGGGGAGACTGAATTACAAAAAATTGCTGAAAGATTAAGCCCATGTGAGACACTTCTTGAGAAGATTACGACCGAATTGGCAGATGATCCGCCTTTAAATTCCACGCAGGGCAATGTAATTAAAGAAGGTGTTGACGAAAGGCTGGATGAATTGCGAAAAATTGCTTTTTCTGGAAAGGACTATCTTGCTCAGATCCAGCAACGTGAGATGGAAAGAACCGGTATTCCATCTTTAAAAATTGCCTATAACAAAGTATTTGGATATTACCTGGAGGTAACAAATACCCATAAGGATAAAGTTCCACCAGAATGGATCCGAAAACAGACCCTTGTTAATTCTGAAAGATACATAACGGAAGAACTCAAGGAGTATGAAGATAAAATTTTAAACGCGGAAGATGAGCTTCATGTAATAGAGCACAATCTATACAATGAGTTGATCAGGACTGCGGCAGAATATGTTGCCCAGATTCAGGAAAACGCAAGAGTACTTGCTATGCTTGACTGCCTGGCTTCTTATGCCTACCTGGCTTTAAAAGAGAAGTATGTAAAGCCTGAGATCATGGACCACAGAAATATTGATATTAAAGAGGGTCGTCACCCGGTAATTGAAAAACAATTACCAATAGGTGAGGAATATGTTCCGAATGATGTTTACCTGGATGATAGTGACAATAAGATATTAATTATTACAGGACCTAACATGGCCGGTAAATCCGCATTGTTGAGGCAGACAGCTCTGATAGTCATTATGTCACAAATCGGGTGCTTTGTTCCTGCCAAAACAGCTGAAATAGGAATCGTCGATAAAATATTTACCAGGGTAGGGGCATCGGATAACTTGTCTCAGGGAGAATCAACTTTCATGGTTGAAATGACCGAGACTGCAAGCATATTAAATAACCTTAGTGATCGCTCGCTTGTATTAATGGATGAAATCGGACGGGGCACGAGTACGTATGATGGCATATCAATAGCATGGTCTATAGTAGAATATCTTCATAATAATGACCTGCCGGTTAAAACTTTATTTGCCACTCATTATCACGAACTAAATCAATTAGCTGATGATTTTGGCGGGATTAAGAATTTTAATGTTAGCGTAAAAGAAGTTGGCAACAAGATCATATTTATGCGAAAATTAAAAGAGGGAGGAAGTGAACACAGTTTTGGTATTCATGTTGCGCAACTAGCAGGTATGCCAAACCAGGTTGTTTTAAGGGCTCACGAAATTCTTCAGCATTTAGAAAAGGACAAACTGAGTAAAAACGAAAAAGAAAAAATCGCTTCTGTTCCAAAAAATAATTTTCAGTTAAGCATGTTTGAAGCAGATCCGGCCTTTGAAGAAGTAAAAGGTTTGATAGATGGATTAGATATAAATACGATCTCTCCGGTAGAAGCCCTGCTGAAACTCAATGAGATAAAGATGATGATGAAAAAAGACTGA